A single Fundulus heteroclitus isolate FHET01 chromosome 4, MU-UCD_Fhet_4.1, whole genome shotgun sequence DNA region contains:
- the hddc3 gene encoding guanosine-3',5'-bis(diphosphate) 3'-pyrophosphohydrolase MESH1, translated as MNSEVILMLETVNFAAEKHRKQRRLDPEETPYINHPIGVARILSYEGGVTDIEVLQAALLHDTVEDTDTTPEELEAKFGPNVARIVQEVTDDKGLPKQERKRLQVEHAPHCSRQAKLVKLADKLYNLRDLNTSTPVGWSAERVQEYFVWAAEVVRGLKGTNSVLENKLEELFQQRGVQL; from the exons ATGAATTCAGAAGTGATTTTAATGTTAGAAACTGTTAATTTTGCTGCTGAAAAGCATCGTAAACAGCGACGTTTGGATCCAGAGGAAACGCCGTACATTAATCATCCGATCG GAGTAGCAAGAATCCTCAGCTATGAAGGAGGAGTCACAGACATTGAGGTTTTGCAA GCTGCTCTACTCCACGACACCGTGGAGGACACAGACACCAccccggaggagctggaggccaaATTTGGGCCGAACGTAGCCCGAATCGTCCAGGAGGTGACGGATGACAAGGGTCTGCCGAAGCAGGAGAGGAAGCGCCTGCAGGTGGAGCATGCGCCTCACTGCAGCCGGCAAGCCAAGCTGGTCAAACTGGCCGACAAGCTGTACAACCTGAGAGACCTGAACACCAGCACGCCTGTCG GTTGGTCAGCTGAGCGGGTCCAGGAGTACTTTGTTTGGGCCGCCGAGGTGGTTAGAGGtctaaaaggaacaaactcAGTCCTGGAGAATAAGCTGGAGGAGCTGTTTCAGCAACGAGGGGTTCAACTCTGA